One region of Glycine max cultivar Williams 82 chromosome 9, Glycine_max_v4.0, whole genome shotgun sequence genomic DNA includes:
- the LOC100815498 gene encoding phylloplanin, producing the protein MTLKYFITFLLIAAMAINIPQTLAQLGILSGLLGSVSNIQGTVFCTSKDNMGVKGASVPVFPNAQVQLVCGGKELSNAKTNDDGTFSMMMDPLLLDLASLLSGCNLVVATPLSNCNAKLPSTGGLISTLNFAGITSVGTQTMANIIPSGFHFLPSI; encoded by the exons ATGAccttgaaatattttatcacatttCTCCTAATTGCTGCAATGGCAATTAATATTCCACAAACCCTAGCTCAGCTTGGAATTCTCAGTGGTCTCCTTGGTTCGGTTAGTAATATTCAAGGAACTGTGTTTTGCACTTCCAAGGACAATATGGGAGTCAAAGGTGCCTCAGTCCCTGTTTTTCCAA ATGCTCAAGTGCAACTGGTTTGTGGAGGAAAGGAGCTTTCTAATGCTAAAACTAATGATGATGGAACATTTTCCATGATGATGGATCCATTGCTATTGGATCTTGCTTCACTTCTCAGTGGTTGCAACTTAGTGGTTGCCACTCCTCTCTCGAACTGCAATGCCAAGCTTCCTTCTACTGGGGGTCTCATTTCAACCCTAAACTTTGCTGGGATCACTAGTGTTGGCACTCAAACCATGGCTAACATCATTCCATCAGGGTTTCATTTCTTGCCATCCATTTAA
- the LOC100813360 gene encoding late embryogenesis abundant protein Lea5, whose translation MAHSFSPAKRALAFALQRRGYAAASDASPSMRGGLDSISVMEKGVTKNSSGPSGTSSAWAPDPITGYYRPINHTNEIDPVELRKMLLKHKVRSSPSS comes from the exons ATGGCACATTCTTTCTCGCCAGCCAAACGCGCCCTTGCCTTTGCCCTTCAACG ACGAGGGTACGCAGCGGCGTCTGATGCTTCTCCTTCGATGAGAGGGGGATTGGATAGCATTAGTGTAATGGAGAAGGGTGTGACAAAAAACAGTTCGGGCCCATCGGGGACCTCATCAGCTTGGGCCCCGGACCCAATCACGGGTTACTACAGGCCCATCAATCACACCAATGAGATTGACCCGGTGGAGCTTCGAAAGATGCTGTTGAAACACAAAGTCAGATCATCACCATCCTCCTAG